The Oculatellaceae cyanobacterium genome contains the following window.
TAGTAACCAAGAGAACTTGGTGGTACTGGTTTGGATTAATTCCCCGTAAAGAAACAATTCAAATAAAAACACCTGAACACCGTGAAGCATATTATAGTGTTTCTTTATCAGAAATTGTCACGGAAGTCAATCAATTGATTGAGCAAAGCATTAAAAAAATTAAACAAGAAATCAATCAATATCTTGATGAAGATTTTCATCAACGAGTCGATGTTTTCTTTAATGATCTTGATTCCTACCTAACTAACTATCGCGATAGCTTGAAACAAGTACAGTTAAATCAAAAATTATCTCTGGAACTCAAAGAAAAGTTAGTTCAAGAATTAAGTAATTTAGTGCCAGAAACTTTTGAGCTTGTTCAGCAGATAGATGAGTATCTTCGACAGACAATTGAAGTAAAATCTAATTAAGATAATTTAACCAGGCGCTACCAGTTAGTGAAACAAGATCAAAATTAAGCCCATGTCGAATATCTGCAGTTTTGCCTTTTCCTGGGGAAAATGCCACACGTAAGGCGTGACGTTCTGGAAAGTAGAGAACGCTCATAATTGTATTATGAGCGCAGACTTGTGCTGCAATCTCAATTGCTGTTTCTTCATCAAGAAAGCCATAGTTTGATGTGATTAAAGAAAAAAGTTTGGGATTAGCAGAGCCATCACGGTTGCCCCAGTAAATTACATCTGGTATTTTTTGATAAAATTGTGATTGATTTAAGATTAATTCCGAAGCAATATTATCTCCCTGTTCAAATTCCAAAAATTTTTGGGGTGCTGTAAAGCATATATAGCCCCATCCAGGCTGATGAGAACAGTCTGAAATAGCGTATGTCATTGCATTTGTGCGAACAGCAGATTGAATCATTTCCTTGGCTTGAGTAGCTGTTCTACAACTGGAAAGAATTTTAGTCATTAGTACAGGCATAGGTGTACCTTCGCCAGTTGCCGTATCGCTTAGACTACCGCGAATTTGACTAATAGAAACTCCCGCAGCATTCATACCCGCTAGTGAGCCTACAAGCCCAAGGAAACCAATGGATACAAACGGAATGCTGTCACGACTACGCCGAGGCGGTAAACATATTTTGACAAGAGGATAATTCTGTACTCCAAGGCGTAAATTATAGTCTAGTATTCGCATCTGAATTGTTTGCCCATTTGTCGTTGCTTGGTTGGAGGCTGCAAAAAATGAACATCCAGCTTCTAATAAGTCAACACCTGCGATCAGTTTTTGCAAATCTAATTCACTCAACCATGTATATCCTTGTGCATGACAAGCT
Protein-coding sequences here:
- a CDS encoding C45 family autoproteolytic acyltransferase/hydrolase; the encoded protein is MFQPNLKGDRIYTAVLQGSPYQRGWQLGLKYGHEIVQQLRDFFWRMRFILRKKGSLEKRLLSTVERCLPYLPNELHEEIRGIVKACHAQGYTWLSELDLQKLIAGVDLLEAGCSFFAASNQATTNGQTIQMRILDYNLRLGVQNYPLVKICLPPRRSRDSIPFVSIGFLGLVGSLAGMNAAGVSISQIRGSLSDTATGEGTPMPVLMTKILSSCRTATQAKEMIQSAVRTNAMTYAISDCSHQPGWGYICFTAPQKFLEFEQGDNIASELILNQSQFYQKIPDVIYWGNRDGSANPKLFSLITSNYGFLDEETAIEIAAQVCAHNTIMSVLYFPERHALRVAFSPGKGKTADIRHGLNFDLVSLTGSAWLNYLN